A single region of the Pontibacter kalidii genome encodes:
- the cmk gene encoding (d)CMP kinase yields the protein MKKIVIALDGYSSCGKSTTAKLVAAELGYAYIDTGAMYRAVTLYFLNHHISLTNPKEIKEALHNIEIEFHYNPKTKRNEIYLNGLNVEDEIRKMYISNMVSEVSVIPEVRRAMVAQQQRMGRKRGVVMDGRDIGTAVFPDAEVKIFMTADVETRTKRRQDELLAKKQLVNFDEIRENLLKRDHIDSTRTESPLRQAEDAHLLDTSHMTIDEQVEFVMEHATAQLLRNEYAAQQN from the coding sequence ATGAAGAAAATAGTAATCGCGCTCGACGGATACTCCTCATGCGGCAAAAGCACCACGGCCAAACTTGTAGCCGCCGAACTTGGCTATGCTTACATAGATACCGGAGCCATGTACCGAGCGGTTACACTATACTTCCTGAACCATCATATTTCACTTACCAACCCGAAGGAGATAAAGGAGGCGCTCCATAACATCGAAATTGAATTTCATTACAACCCAAAGACAAAACGCAACGAAATATACCTGAATGGCCTGAATGTTGAAGATGAGATCCGTAAGATGTATATCTCCAACATGGTGAGCGAGGTGAGCGTGATACCGGAGGTGCGCCGCGCCATGGTGGCCCAGCAGCAGCGGATGGGGCGCAAGCGCGGGGTGGTGATGGATGGCCGCGATATCGGCACGGCCGTTTTCCCGGACGCGGAGGTGAAGATCTTTATGACCGCTGACGTGGAAACCCGCACCAAGCGCCGCCAGGACGAACTGCTGGCCAAGAAGCAGCTGGTGAACTTCGACGAGATACGCGAGAACCTACTGAAGCGCGACCACATCGACTCGACACGCACTGAGAGCCCGCTTCGCCAGGCAGAGGACGCGCACCTGCTCGACACCTCGCACATGACGATAGATGAGCAGGTGGAGTTTGTAATGGAACATGCAACGGCGCAACTGCTCCGAAACGAGTATGCTGCGCAACAAAACTGA
- a CDS encoding 4-hydroxy-3-methylbut-2-enyl diphosphate reductase, translating into MNVTIDKNSGYCFGVEFAIQMAEDEMETCEELYCLGDIVHNSMEVQRLYQKGLRIIDRDQLKELRDCKVLIRAHGEPPETYKLALENNIELIDASCPVVLKLQNRVKHAFDAGKPSDAQVVIYGQVGHAEVIGLAGQTRDEAIIVTTEEDLEKIDFTRPVTLFSQTTKSTKGFYHIKSLIEERLQQANQDSTVVPAFDANDSICRQVSNREPQLARFSTEHDVIVFVSGKKSSNGKALYSVCKQHNPNSYFVENEEELQREWFDAAGSVGICGATSTPMWLMEQVAASISTFEAEQV; encoded by the coding sequence ATGAACGTAACCATAGACAAGAATTCCGGCTACTGCTTTGGCGTAGAGTTCGCCATACAGATGGCCGAGGATGAAATGGAGACCTGCGAGGAATTGTACTGTCTCGGCGATATTGTGCATAACAGCATGGAGGTGCAGCGCCTCTACCAAAAAGGGCTTCGGATCATAGACCGCGACCAGCTGAAAGAGCTGCGCGACTGCAAGGTGCTGATCCGTGCCCACGGCGAGCCGCCGGAGACCTACAAACTGGCACTGGAGAATAACATCGAGCTGATCGATGCCTCCTGCCCGGTGGTGCTGAAACTGCAGAACCGCGTGAAACACGCCTTCGACGCCGGCAAGCCCAGCGATGCGCAGGTGGTGATCTACGGCCAGGTGGGCCACGCCGAGGTGATCGGCCTGGCCGGCCAGACCCGCGACGAGGCCATTATCGTAACCACGGAGGAGGACCTGGAGAAGATCGACTTCACGCGCCCGGTAACACTCTTCAGCCAAACCACCAAGAGCACCAAAGGCTTTTACCATATTAAATCGCTGATAGAGGAGCGCCTGCAGCAGGCTAACCAAGACAGCACCGTTGTGCCAGCTTTTGATGCCAACGACAGCATTTGCCGCCAGGTGTCGAACCGGGAGCCGCAACTGGCCAGGTTCTCTACCGAGCACGACGTAATCGTATTCGTGAGCGGCAAGAAAAGCTCCAACGGAAAGGCGCTATATAGCGTATGTAAGCAGCATAACCCCAACAGCTACTTTGTCGAGAATGAGGAGGAACTGCAGCGCGAGTGGTTTGACGCAGCAGGTAGCGTAGGTATTTGCGGGGCTACCTCCACGCCCATGTGGCTGATGGAGCAGGTGGCAGCCAGTATAAGCACCTTTGAGGCAGAGCAGGTATAA
- a CDS encoding DUF502 domain-containing protein: MRTLFRYFLNGLLIIAPIAITVFIVVGIIDWLNSIFDLGIPGLGILLMVVLLTVVGFIGSSFFVRPFLVAVETLVHKVPLVSIIYSSIKDLFDAFVGDNQKFNRPVMVKMTEDSENHKLGFVTQDVLLQLNVEDKVAVYFPHSYNFSGELFLVPKRNVTYLDLPSSEVMKFIVSGGVSKL; the protein is encoded by the coding sequence ATGAGAACCCTTTTTCGCTATTTCTTAAATGGCCTGCTGATTATCGCCCCCATTGCCATCACCGTGTTCATTGTGGTCGGGATTATAGATTGGCTGAATAGTATTTTCGACCTGGGCATACCGGGCCTGGGCATCCTGCTGATGGTGGTGCTGCTGACGGTAGTGGGCTTTATCGGGTCGTCGTTTTTTGTAAGGCCTTTCCTGGTGGCAGTGGAGACGCTGGTGCACAAGGTGCCGCTGGTAAGCATCATCTACTCCAGTATAAAAGACCTCTTCGATGCCTTTGTGGGCGATAACCAGAAGTTTAACCGCCCCGTGATGGTGAAGATGACCGAAGACTCCGAAAACCACAAACTCGGTTTCGTAACCCAGGATGTGCTGCTGCAGCTTAATGTGGAAGATAAAGTAGCCGTATACTTTCCGCACTCCTACAACTTCTCCGGCGAGTTGTTCCTGGTGCCCAAGCGCAACGTCACCTACCTCGACCTGCCCAGCTCCGAAGTGATGAAGTTTATCGTGTCCGGTGGCGTGTCGAAACTGTAG